The following are encoded in a window of Arthrobacter sp. OAP107 genomic DNA:
- a CDS encoding universal stress protein — MDAEHSSGPPPLLVGTVPGQHPEVLKTAVTLAQKLSAPLLCAYVDEASYLVEWDPARSAHRLSLHPDRDDDDVRSVTTELKSAITSAVPDGGPAWTLRTLTGDPARALGRLASEVDAPMIIVGTPERGFGHRITELLNGSVAAWLTHHQSRPVLVVPFRMAAHQDQPE, encoded by the coding sequence ATGGATGCAGAGCACTCCAGCGGCCCGCCTCCGCTCCTTGTGGGCACTGTTCCCGGCCAGCATCCGGAGGTCCTCAAGACCGCCGTCACCCTGGCCCAGAAGCTGTCCGCCCCGTTGCTCTGCGCCTACGTGGATGAGGCAAGCTACCTGGTTGAGTGGGATCCGGCGAGGTCCGCACACCGCCTCTCCCTCCACCCGGACAGGGACGACGACGATGTCCGTTCCGTCACCACGGAACTGAAGTCGGCGATCACGTCGGCCGTCCCGGACGGCGGGCCGGCATGGACCCTGCGCACTTTGACCGGGGACCCGGCCCGCGCACTCGGCAGGCTGGCCTCGGAGGTCGATGCTCCCATGATCATTGTGGGAACGCCGGAGCGCGGTTTCGGACACCGGATCACCGAACTCCTGAACGGCTCAGTGGCCGCCTGGCTTACCCACCACCAGAGCCGGCCCGTGCTGGTGGTTCCGTTTCGAATGGCCGCGCACCAGGACCAGCCGGAATAG
- a CDS encoding Y-family DNA polymerase: MSETRQQIALVDVNCFYASAERAFDPSLEGKPLVVLSNNDGCAVTRSPEAKALGISTGQPWFKIAPRAREWGLVALSSNYELYGDISARVMELLGRYSAWLEVYSIDEAFLGIKGSPEQVTGLGRTIRAAVRRNVGVPVCVGIAGTKTLAKLANRWAKNNPALEGVCRWESMAPDARELLMSRLPVSEVWGVADRLEKRLNAMGISSILELSRADPVMVRDRFSVVLMRTVLELRGTPCIPLEEERVGRDQLIFSRSFSTPLTSVPEFRQVLSVYAQQASARLTRHHLQAKVLTAFAGTSHYNPKDKSFPSVCVPLPMPTADPVLLTKAAHALLPAIQDGVRYARAGIMVTDLRPSGNQPPLDPFTNPHEERGIGPLVEQISRKYGRGTIGLGFAGLRSGLDWSMKRGMRSPRYTTHWDELPVVRAA; the protein is encoded by the coding sequence ATGTCTGAGACCCGGCAGCAGATAGCCCTGGTGGATGTGAATTGCTTCTACGCCAGCGCGGAGCGGGCCTTCGACCCCTCCCTCGAAGGTAAGCCGCTGGTGGTGCTATCCAACAACGACGGCTGCGCCGTGACCCGCAGCCCGGAAGCCAAGGCCCTGGGGATCAGCACCGGCCAGCCGTGGTTCAAGATCGCCCCGCGGGCCAGGGAGTGGGGCCTCGTTGCCCTGTCAAGCAACTATGAACTGTACGGCGACATCAGCGCCCGGGTCATGGAGCTGCTGGGACGCTACTCGGCCTGGCTCGAGGTGTACAGCATCGACGAGGCGTTCCTTGGCATCAAGGGCAGCCCCGAACAGGTGACGGGTCTTGGCCGGACCATCAGGGCCGCGGTTCGGCGCAACGTCGGGGTGCCTGTGTGCGTGGGCATCGCAGGCACCAAGACGCTGGCCAAACTGGCCAACCGGTGGGCGAAGAACAACCCCGCCCTGGAAGGGGTGTGTCGCTGGGAATCGATGGCCCCGGATGCGCGCGAACTGCTCATGTCCCGGCTGCCGGTCTCGGAGGTCTGGGGCGTGGCGGACCGGCTGGAAAAGCGTCTGAACGCCATGGGGATCTCCTCCATCCTGGAGCTCAGCCGGGCGGATCCGGTGATGGTGCGCGACCGTTTTTCGGTGGTGCTGATGCGCACGGTGCTGGAACTGCGCGGAACACCGTGCATACCGCTGGAGGAGGAACGCGTGGGCCGGGACCAGCTGATCTTCTCCCGCTCGTTTTCGACTCCCCTGACGTCCGTCCCCGAATTTCGCCAGGTCCTGAGCGTCTATGCACAGCAGGCGAGTGCGCGGCTCACCCGGCACCACCTTCAGGCCAAGGTCCTCACCGCGTTCGCCGGCACGTCCCACTACAACCCGAAAGACAAGTCGTTTCCGTCCGTCTGCGTTCCGCTGCCCATGCCCACCGCCGACCCGGTGCTGCTCACGAAGGCAGCCCACGCCCTGCTGCCCGCCATCCAGGACGGCGTCAGATACGCCCGCGCCGGCATCATGGTCACCGACCTGCGGCCCTCCGGTAACCAGCCGCCACTGGATCCATTCACCAACCCGCACGAGGAACGCGGAATCGGCCCCCTGGTTGAGCAGATCAGCCGGAAGTACGGCAGGGGCACCATCGGTCTCGGGTTCGCAGGCCTGAGGAGCGGCCTGGACTGGAGCATGAAGCGCGGCATGCGTTCGCCGCGCTACACGACCCACTGGGATGAGCTGCCGGTGGTCCGCGCGGCATGA
- the umuD gene encoding translesion error-prone DNA polymerase V autoproteolytic subunit, with amino-acid sequence MGVIIGPRVIEAGLSLRLVLVSPVAVAAGFPSPAQDYFDGRIDLNEHLIKDITSTYIVRVSGDSMEHAGISDGDELIVNRALEPRDGSVVVAVLDGELTIKRLKITAAGVVLQAANPLYPDIIVPALADLTIWGVATRCLHHV; translated from the coding sequence GTGGGCGTGATCATCGGTCCCCGCGTGATAGAGGCGGGACTTTCCCTGCGGCTTGTGCTGGTCTCCCCCGTGGCCGTGGCAGCGGGCTTCCCGTCCCCCGCGCAGGATTACTTTGACGGTCGGATCGACCTGAACGAACACCTGATCAAGGACATCACCAGCACCTACATCGTGCGGGTCTCCGGCGACTCGATGGAACACGCCGGCATCAGCGACGGCGACGAACTGATCGTGAACCGGGCGCTGGAACCGCGCGACGGATCCGTGGTGGTGGCAGTGCTGGACGGCGAGCTCACCATCAAGCGCCTGAAGATCACCGCGGCCGGTGTGGTGCTCCAGGCGGCCAACCCCCTGTATCCGGACATCATTGTCCCCGCCCTGGCCGACCTCACCATCTGGGGCGTGGCCACGAGGTGCCTCCACCATGTCTGA
- a CDS encoding 2-dehydropantoate 2-reductase produces MRILVVGAGATGGAFGSLLQEAGRDVTYLVRESRAKRLRRDGLRFVSPGNDRTHQVRTVVAGETAEPFDLVLVTVKAAALEGAIADLRHYVGSGTFLLPFLNGMAHVERLDQEFPGQVLGGLVKIVATLDGDTVRQMTGLTTLTVGALDGAGVPEGVIEALDVPGIDLTVSRDVVGALWEKWAFIAAAGVITCLFRGPIGKIIDAGGLPKIIDAINELEAVAEEAGHPVSGQAHAQSLALLTEPGSAFTSSLYRDLTAGRPTEGEHILGDLAGRARHLGVPTPLLDLTLIQLRANRPTHG; encoded by the coding sequence ATGCGGATTCTGGTCGTTGGGGCCGGCGCGACCGGCGGCGCCTTTGGCAGCCTGCTCCAGGAAGCCGGACGCGACGTCACTTACCTCGTGCGCGAAAGCCGGGCGAAGAGACTTAGGCGCGATGGCTTGCGGTTTGTCTCGCCCGGAAATGACCGCACCCACCAGGTCCGGACGGTCGTTGCCGGAGAAACCGCTGAGCCTTTCGACCTCGTACTTGTCACCGTTAAAGCCGCTGCTCTCGAGGGAGCCATCGCGGATCTGCGGCACTACGTGGGATCAGGGACGTTCCTGCTGCCGTTCCTGAACGGCATGGCGCATGTTGAACGGCTGGACCAGGAGTTTCCCGGGCAGGTGTTGGGTGGTCTGGTGAAGATCGTCGCCACGCTCGACGGCGACACCGTGCGCCAAATGACCGGGCTGACCACGCTGACTGTCGGCGCCCTCGATGGTGCCGGCGTCCCAGAAGGGGTTATCGAAGCCCTGGACGTCCCGGGCATTGATCTCACGGTCAGCCGGGATGTCGTTGGTGCCCTGTGGGAGAAATGGGCGTTCATCGCCGCTGCGGGCGTCATCACGTGCCTGTTCCGCGGGCCCATCGGCAAAATCATCGACGCCGGCGGACTTCCAAAGATCATCGACGCCATCAACGAACTTGAGGCCGTCGCCGAGGAAGCCGGCCACCCCGTCTCCGGCCAGGCACACGCGCAGTCCCTGGCGCTCCTGACTGAACCGGGTTCGGCCTTCACCTCCTCCCTGTACCGGGATCTCACCGCCGGTCGTCCGACCGAGGGAGAACATATCCTGGGAGACCTCGCCGGCCGCGCCCGGCATCTCGGCGTCCCCACGCCGCTGCTCGACCTCACCCTCATCCAACTCAGAGCGAACAGGCCGACGCACGGCTAG
- a CDS encoding exo-alpha-sialidase produces the protein MGFMNASESFVLAIGTKKGLWLAISQDRKQWSFSGPHFLMSEIPSIGIDTRDGRTRIMVGVRSEHWGPYVAHSDDLGASWTEPEQGAIKFPEGTDAAVERIWQIYPDAESRPGVVWAGAEPISVWKSTDGGEHFELNRGLWDHPHRSEWGAGYGGAAAHSIVVNPSGDKVHVAMSTGGVYRSLDGGTSWEPRNKGISAYFMPDPNPEFGQCVHKIAADAAVEGRLYAQNHHGVYRTDDNAENWESIAEGLPADFGFVMLTHPRRAGTAWVVPLKADGERIPPDGKLAVHRTDDAGATWKRLDSGLPQSEFNAVLRDAAAVDSAEPAGVYFGTRGGAVYASADEGETFAEVASHLPDVLCVRAAVVAGAPVAAGTGA, from the coding sequence ATGGGGTTCATGAATGCCTCAGAGAGTTTCGTTTTAGCAATCGGGACCAAAAAGGGTCTCTGGCTGGCCATCAGCCAGGACCGGAAGCAGTGGTCCTTTTCCGGCCCGCACTTCCTGATGAGCGAGATACCCAGCATCGGAATCGACACCCGTGACGGCCGCACGCGCATCATGGTGGGGGTGCGGTCCGAGCACTGGGGCCCCTATGTTGCCCACTCGGATGATCTCGGCGCCAGCTGGACCGAGCCCGAGCAGGGTGCCATCAAGTTTCCCGAAGGCACCGACGCCGCCGTGGAACGCATCTGGCAGATCTACCCCGACGCCGAATCCCGCCCGGGCGTCGTCTGGGCCGGAGCGGAACCGATTTCGGTATGGAAGTCGACCGACGGCGGCGAGCACTTTGAGCTGAACCGCGGACTGTGGGACCACCCGCACCGCAGCGAGTGGGGTGCCGGATACGGCGGCGCCGCCGCCCACTCGATAGTGGTCAACCCCTCCGGGGACAAAGTCCACGTGGCCATGAGCACCGGAGGAGTGTACCGCTCACTTGACGGCGGGACGTCCTGGGAGCCGCGGAACAAAGGCATCTCGGCCTACTTCATGCCTGACCCCAACCCGGAATTCGGCCAGTGCGTGCACAAGATTGCAGCGGATGCCGCCGTTGAAGGCCGCCTTTACGCGCAGAACCACCACGGCGTGTACCGGACCGATGACAATGCCGAGAACTGGGAATCGATAGCGGAGGGCCTGCCGGCCGATTTTGGGTTCGTCATGCTGACGCACCCCAGGCGTGCCGGCACGGCCTGGGTTGTTCCATTGAAGGCCGACGGCGAACGCATCCCGCCGGACGGAAAACTCGCCGTGCACCGCACCGACGACGCCGGAGCCACGTGGAAGCGCCTGGACTCCGGGCTCCCGCAGTCAGAATTCAATGCCGTGCTCCGTGACGCGGCCGCCGTGGATTCCGCTGAACCCGCCGGGGTGTACTTCGGAACACGCGGGGGCGCGGTGTATGCCAGCGCCGACGAAGGCGAAACCTTTGCGGAGGTGGCATCCCACCTGCCGGATGTCCTGTGCGTCCGCGCTGCCGTTGTGGCCGGGGCCCCGGTTGCCGCCGGGACTGGCGCATGA
- a CDS encoding MoaD/ThiS family protein: MAEISVVLPSVLQPLAGGQSILTTPADGAVTVGRLLDSVTGTYPVLARRLRDETGALRRYVNIYVNGEEVRRLRGLETEVSAGQEVLIIQSVAGG, encoded by the coding sequence GTGGCTGAGATCAGCGTGGTCCTTCCCAGCGTCCTCCAGCCGCTCGCCGGCGGGCAGTCCATACTGACTACACCCGCCGACGGGGCGGTGACTGTGGGGCGGCTGCTGGATTCCGTGACCGGGACATACCCGGTGCTCGCCAGGCGGCTGCGGGACGAGACGGGTGCGCTCCGCCGCTACGTGAATATTTACGTGAACGGTGAGGAGGTCCGGCGTCTCCGCGGCCTGGAAACGGAAGTCTCCGCGGGCCAGGAGGTACTGATTATTCAGTCGGTGGCCGGCGGCTAG
- a CDS encoding aldehyde dehydrogenase (NADP(+)) — protein sequence MTLQGHSLIAGGTVIGTSGTAHGFNPATNEQLEPAYTLVTEEQLKAATAAAADAFDSFSTLDPEQHARFLDAIAENIEAVGEELIVRAGQETGLPAARLQGERARTTGQLRLFADVVRRGDFRGVRIDPAIPDRAPLPRADIRQRQIPLGPVAVFGASNFPLAFSVAGGDTASAFAAGCPVIVKAHNAHPGTSELVGQAIAKAVTDLGLHPGVFSLIYGPGSSIGQALAADPAVKAVGFTGSRAGGTALMRTAAARPEPIPVYAEMSSINPVYVFPGALNADIESLAKQYVTSVTGSSGQLCTSPGLVFVPAGDAGNRFAAAVTDAITQLSGQTMLSGGIASAWQHGHDALEASADVELIGRGKKGPTENAPAPAVFGADLDAFTSNPVLHEEIFGAASLAVRYKDIDDLIRATRLLEGQLTASLHVTEEDFAAASGLIPALERKVGRIIINGWPTGVEVGHAVVHGGPYPATSDSKTTSVGTLAINRFLRPVAYQNFPEQLRPAPLQDANPWQVSRLIDGTPELAQ from the coding sequence ATGACTCTTCAAGGACATTCCCTCATCGCCGGCGGGACCGTTATCGGTACCAGCGGCACGGCCCACGGCTTCAACCCCGCCACCAACGAACAGCTGGAACCTGCGTACACCCTGGTCACCGAGGAGCAGCTCAAGGCCGCCACCGCCGCGGCCGCCGACGCCTTCGACTCCTTCAGCACTCTTGACCCCGAGCAGCACGCCCGGTTCCTGGACGCGATCGCCGAGAACATCGAGGCCGTCGGTGAGGAACTGATCGTCCGGGCGGGCCAGGAGACCGGCCTGCCAGCCGCCCGCCTGCAGGGCGAACGTGCCCGCACCACCGGCCAGCTGCGGCTCTTCGCCGACGTGGTCCGTCGGGGCGACTTCCGCGGCGTCCGCATCGACCCGGCCATTCCGGACCGGGCTCCCCTGCCCCGCGCCGACATTCGCCAGCGCCAGATCCCGCTCGGCCCCGTGGCCGTCTTCGGCGCCAGCAACTTTCCGCTGGCCTTCTCCGTCGCCGGCGGCGACACCGCCTCCGCATTCGCGGCCGGCTGCCCGGTGATCGTCAAGGCCCACAACGCCCATCCCGGCACCAGTGAACTCGTGGGCCAGGCCATCGCCAAGGCCGTCACCGACCTCGGCCTTCACCCCGGCGTCTTCTCCCTCATTTACGGCCCGGGCAGCAGCATCGGCCAGGCCCTCGCGGCCGACCCGGCCGTCAAGGCCGTAGGCTTCACCGGATCCCGCGCCGGCGGCACCGCCCTCATGCGCACCGCCGCCGCACGGCCCGAACCGATCCCGGTCTACGCCGAAATGTCCTCCATCAACCCGGTCTACGTCTTCCCCGGCGCGCTGAACGCGGATATTGAATCCCTTGCCAAGCAGTACGTCACCTCCGTGACCGGCAGCTCCGGACAGCTCTGCACTTCCCCGGGGCTCGTCTTCGTTCCCGCCGGCGACGCCGGAAACCGGTTCGCCGCGGCCGTCACCGACGCCATCACGCAGCTGTCCGGGCAGACCATGCTCAGCGGCGGCATCGCCTCCGCCTGGCAGCACGGCCACGACGCGCTCGAGGCTTCCGCCGACGTCGAACTCATCGGCCGGGGCAAGAAGGGACCGACCGAAAACGCCCCCGCCCCCGCCGTGTTCGGCGCCGACCTGGACGCCTTCACATCCAACCCGGTCCTGCACGAGGAAATCTTCGGAGCCGCCAGCCTCGCGGTCCGCTACAAGGACATCGATGACCTGATCAGGGCCACCCGGCTGCTCGAAGGCCAGCTCACTGCCTCGCTGCACGTGACAGAGGAAGACTTCGCTGCGGCCTCCGGCCTGATCCCGGCCCTGGAACGCAAGGTCGGCAGGATCATCATCAACGGCTGGCCCACCGGCGTCGAAGTCGGCCACGCCGTGGTCCATGGCGGCCCCTACCCCGCCACCTCGGACTCGAAGACCACCTCGGTGGGGACCCTCGCGATCAACAGGTTCCTGCGCCCGGTGGCCTACCAGAACTTCCCCGAGCAGCTGCGTCCGGCACCGCTCCAGGATGCCAACCCCTGGCAGGTCAGCCGCCTGATCGACGGCACACCCGAGCTGGCCCAGTAA
- a CDS encoding ester cyclase — MSRRDTILDAWNRAWGDGDLTAFEQLLAPDYVRRSKSGSEDYANLRKTIEATHAAFPDTTTDILHIIEDGDTAAIHWQTRGTHQGDFMDVPATGRSITVSGASFLRFDDDKLAEEWVVWDPRELLSALGIWHLGAGNA; from the coding sequence ATGAGCCGCCGCGACACCATTCTCGACGCCTGGAACCGGGCCTGGGGCGACGGAGACCTCACAGCATTCGAGCAGCTGCTCGCGCCTGACTACGTCCGCCGCTCCAAGTCCGGCAGTGAGGACTACGCCAACCTGCGCAAAACCATCGAGGCCACCCACGCCGCGTTCCCGGACACCACCACAGACATCCTGCACATCATCGAAGACGGAGACACCGCCGCGATCCACTGGCAGACCCGGGGAACGCACCAGGGCGACTTCATGGACGTGCCCGCCACGGGCCGGTCCATCACCGTCTCCGGGGCTTCCTTCCTCCGTTTCGACGACGACAAGCTCGCCGAGGAATGGGTGGTCTGGGATCCGCGGGAACTGCTCTCCGCCCTCGGCATCTGGCACCTCGGAGCCGGCAACGCCTGA
- a CDS encoding flavin reductase family protein, with protein MDITPAAVPADITPAYYRQILGKLPTGVTAITGVNDDDEKLGLVVGTFQSLSLEPPLVMFCVDKSSSSWPKLRKLQKFTANILSDDQISLCRSLSRKGPQKFEGLPCSAGPLGTPHLDGATAYIDCVVTAEVLVGDHYMVVGSVTNMEEGSGDALLFRAGKFGQYLPIEIPAPAEATAARSAS; from the coding sequence ATGGATATCACCCCAGCCGCCGTTCCGGCGGACATCACCCCCGCCTACTACCGCCAGATCCTGGGCAAGCTGCCCACCGGCGTTACGGCCATCACCGGCGTCAACGACGACGACGAGAAGCTCGGCCTCGTGGTCGGCACCTTCCAGTCCCTCTCACTCGAGCCGCCGCTGGTCATGTTCTGCGTCGACAAGTCCTCCTCCAGCTGGCCGAAGCTGCGCAAACTGCAGAAGTTCACCGCCAACATCCTCTCCGATGACCAGATCAGCCTCTGCCGGTCGCTGTCGCGGAAGGGACCGCAGAAGTTCGAGGGCCTGCCCTGCAGTGCCGGACCCCTCGGCACCCCGCACCTGGACGGCGCCACTGCCTACATCGACTGCGTCGTCACCGCCGAGGTCCTCGTCGGCGACCACTACATGGTGGTGGGATCGGTAACAAACATGGAAGAGGGAAGCGGCGACGCCCTGCTGTTCCGGGCCGGAAAGTTCGGCCAGTACCTGCCCATCGAAATCCCGGCACCTGCCGAAGCAACAGCAGCAAGGAGCGCATCATGA
- a CDS encoding flavin reductase family protein, whose translation MTAPVLEGRRIDSDTYRAVMRHLPTGVAAICSTDPVTGAQNGMIVGTFASLSMEPALVTFSVMHSSTSWPRISEAGTFSVSLLAEDQQQVCRALSARGEDKLSAVDWSESGWGTPHLHGSLAWFDCRIEQQFTAGDHVVVIASVLDMTPAEGASAPLIFHGGRFGSFRETA comes from the coding sequence ATGACCGCTCCCGTACTGGAAGGCCGCCGGATCGACTCCGACACCTACCGTGCCGTCATGCGGCACCTGCCCACCGGCGTCGCAGCGATCTGCTCCACGGACCCGGTGACCGGGGCCCAGAACGGCATGATCGTGGGCACCTTCGCCTCGCTGTCCATGGAACCGGCGCTGGTGACGTTCAGCGTGATGCACTCCTCCACCAGCTGGCCCAGGATCTCCGAAGCGGGGACCTTCAGCGTCAGCCTCCTCGCCGAGGACCAGCAGCAGGTGTGCCGCGCACTCTCCGCCAGGGGTGAGGACAAGCTCAGCGCTGTGGACTGGTCCGAATCCGGGTGGGGCACCCCGCACCTGCACGGCTCACTTGCCTGGTTCGATTGCCGGATCGAACAGCAGTTCACCGCCGGCGACCACGTCGTCGTCATCGCCAGCGTGCTGGACATGACACCCGCCGAGGGGGCTTCCGCCCCGCTCATCTTCCACGGCGGCCGCTTCGGCAGCTTCCGCGAAACCGCCTGA
- a CDS encoding NAD(P)/FAD-dependent oxidoreductase, with translation MTEQTDVVVIGAGLAGLVTARELGNRGHSVVVLEARNRLGGRLYTERRLGQNLELGGNWLHWTQPHVWAEVTRYGLEVSRGPRSEETYWLAGNEVRRGNLDDFMKLIDPGMTRLLEDTVKWLPRPDAPLTVENLAEVDQYNLQEMLDKLDLSEDERNANEAAWVGHFNAPLDQCAYVNALRWTAGSSGHWHLMHEASAIYRLKDGNDGLANAIAEDTTADIRLNSPVTSVRHNSDGATVTYGDGQEIQARKVVITLSQNILHKLDVEPALSEGKLAPSREKTASQGVKAWIRVKGPIKPFFAYSAQDKPLSVIRTEFVGEDDAVLVGFGADANRIDVTDKDQVQAAIKVWRDDLEVLEVTGHKWGEDPYAEETWQIQRPGQLTKYHAAQQASEGALHFASSDTANIWAGFFDGAIESGLRAGRNIHAELKAPALEEKP, from the coding sequence ATGACTGAACAGACAGACGTCGTCGTCATCGGTGCCGGTCTTGCCGGCCTCGTCACCGCCCGCGAGCTCGGCAACCGCGGCCACAGCGTGGTCGTCCTGGAAGCCCGGAACCGTCTTGGCGGCCGCCTGTACACCGAGCGCCGCCTCGGCCAGAACCTGGAGCTCGGCGGCAACTGGCTGCACTGGACCCAGCCCCACGTCTGGGCCGAAGTCACCCGCTACGGCCTGGAGGTCTCCCGCGGCCCGCGCTCGGAGGAAACCTACTGGCTGGCCGGCAACGAGGTGCGCCGCGGCAACCTGGACGACTTCATGAAGCTCATCGACCCCGGCATGACCCGCCTGCTGGAAGACACCGTCAAGTGGCTTCCCCGCCCCGATGCACCGCTGACCGTGGAGAACCTGGCCGAGGTGGACCAGTACAACCTGCAGGAAATGCTCGACAAGCTGGACCTCTCCGAGGACGAGCGGAACGCCAACGAGGCCGCCTGGGTGGGCCACTTCAACGCGCCCCTGGACCAGTGCGCCTACGTCAACGCCCTGCGCTGGACCGCCGGCTCCTCCGGCCACTGGCACCTGATGCACGAGGCCTCCGCCATCTACCGCCTCAAGGACGGCAACGACGGCCTGGCCAACGCCATCGCCGAGGACACCACCGCCGACATCCGCCTCAACAGCCCGGTCACGTCCGTCCGCCACAACAGCGACGGTGCCACCGTCACCTACGGCGACGGCCAGGAAATACAGGCCAGGAAGGTGGTCATCACACTGTCGCAGAACATTCTGCACAAGCTCGACGTCGAGCCTGCCCTGTCCGAGGGCAAGCTCGCACCCAGCCGGGAAAAGACCGCATCCCAGGGCGTCAAGGCCTGGATCCGGGTCAAGGGACCCATCAAGCCGTTCTTCGCCTACTCCGCCCAGGACAAGCCGCTCTCCGTGATCCGCACCGAGTTCGTCGGCGAAGATGACGCCGTGCTGGTGGGCTTCGGCGCCGACGCGAACCGCATCGACGTCACCGACAAGGACCAGGTCCAGGCGGCCATCAAGGTCTGGCGCGACGACCTGGAAGTCCTCGAGGTCACCGGCCACAAGTGGGGCGAGGACCCGTACGCCGAGGAGACCTGGCAGATCCAGCGCCCCGGCCAGCTCACCAAGTACCACGCTGCACAGCAAGCCAGCGAAGGCGCACTGCACTTCGCCAGCAGTGACACCGCGAACATCTGGGCCGGTTTCTTCGACGGCGCCATCGAGTCCGGCCTGCGCGCCGGCCGCAACATCCACGCAGAACTCAAGGCCCCCGCACTGGAGGAAAAGCCATGA
- a CDS encoding LLM class flavin-dependent oxidoreductase has product MKNEPLSLFAFDVFAPTHLTSGTWRAEGDQGHRYTDLQYWTGVAQMLEKAGFDGIFFADNVGYHDVFRGNADAALRDAAQVPINDPTVLISGMAAVTKHLTFGVTCSATYEPPYLLARKFSSLDHLTSGRVGWNIVTSYSEAAARNLGKEQQLSPAERYDMADEYMEVVYKLWESSYEEDAVVRDAASATYIDPAKVHPIDHAGKYFTVPGFHLCEPSPQRTPVLFQAGSSARGMEFGGKHAEAVFIQSTSVAGAKRTVAKLRQAVADAGRDPRDVKIVILLTVVVAQTDEEAQAKYRKAVDLATVDAILARLSGWTGIDMSEYDLDIPLASVGTKAGQSMVDMFSKADPDRDWTPRQIAEFLAVGGTGSTIVGSPETVAAELRRWRDEADIDGINLSYVTKPGGWEEFIELALPELRAQGIVAPARPEDQEPVTLREKLFGQKYTLDGHPATAQRAANLSEAAR; this is encoded by the coding sequence ATGAAAAATGAACCCCTGAGCCTCTTCGCCTTCGACGTCTTCGCTCCCACCCACCTGACCTCGGGAACGTGGCGCGCTGAAGGCGACCAGGGCCACCGGTACACGGATCTGCAGTACTGGACCGGCGTCGCGCAAATGCTCGAGAAGGCCGGCTTCGACGGGATATTCTTCGCCGACAACGTCGGCTACCACGATGTCTTCCGCGGAAATGCCGATGCCGCGCTGCGCGACGCGGCCCAGGTCCCGATCAACGACCCGACGGTGCTGATTAGCGGCATGGCCGCGGTGACCAAGCACCTCACCTTCGGCGTGACCTGCTCGGCCACCTATGAGCCGCCCTACCTGCTGGCCCGCAAGTTCAGCAGCCTGGACCACCTCACCTCCGGCCGAGTGGGCTGGAACATCGTGACCTCGTACTCCGAGGCTGCCGCCCGCAACCTGGGCAAGGAGCAGCAGCTCTCCCCCGCGGAGCGCTACGACATGGCCGACGAGTACATGGAGGTCGTCTACAAGCTCTGGGAAAGCTCCTACGAGGAGGACGCCGTGGTCCGGGACGCCGCATCGGCAACCTACATCGACCCGGCGAAGGTCCACCCGATCGACCACGCCGGCAAATACTTCACCGTCCCCGGTTTCCACCTCTGCGAGCCGTCCCCGCAGCGCACTCCCGTACTGTTCCAGGCCGGATCGTCCGCCAGGGGCATGGAATTCGGCGGCAAGCACGCCGAAGCCGTCTTCATCCAGAGCACCTCCGTGGCGGGTGCCAAGCGCACCGTCGCCAAGCTCCGCCAGGCAGTGGCCGACGCCGGCCGCGACCCCCGGGACGTCAAGATCGTCATCCTGCTCACCGTCGTCGTCGCCCAAACCGACGAAGAGGCCCAGGCCAAGTACCGGAAGGCCGTGGACCTCGCCACGGTCGACGCGATCCTGGCCCGCCTCAGCGGCTGGACCGGAATCGACATGTCCGAATACGACCTCGACATCCCCCTGGCGTCCGTCGGAACGAAGGCCGGCCAGTCCATGGTGGACATGTTCTCCAAGGCCGATCCGGACCGGGACTGGACCCCGCGCCAGATCGCGGAGTTCCTCGCCGTCGGCGGCACCGGTTCCACCATCGTCGGTTCCCCGGAGACGGTGGCAGCAGAGCTGCGCCGCTGGCGCGACGAGGCCGACATCGACGGCATCAACCTCAGCTACGTCACCAAGCCCGGGGGCTGGGAGGAATTCATTGAGCTGGCCCTGCCGGAACTCCGCGCCCAGGGCATCGTTGCCCCGGCACGCCCGGAGGACCAGGAGCCGGTGACCCTGCGCGAAAAGCTGTTCGGCCAGAAGTACACCCTGGACGGCCACCCCGCCACCGCGCAACGGGCCGCGAACCTCAGCGAAGCCGCCCGCTAG